One Halosegnis longus DNA window includes the following coding sequences:
- a CDS encoding M48 family metallopeptidase, with the protein MERGPAWLLAALATLVFYAAAAALAWAALLAVWSHRPDPVATVLIIAGVTIAFGYGSYRVGTRVIVESLGAEPLAPERSPELHRRVAHLSDQLGIDPPTVCVARMETPNALALGGRRDGVLVLDVRLFRLLSGPELDGILAHELAHLRARDGLVGTLGATATSTVAGLLGLLLLPAALLAVGVARSLALARGDSPAEMEATAAWAQAAVGSLAVVLLFGLTALLRAYSRRRELAADDTAAELTGNPRALASALSRIRRASTPSGPLAQLYIHGDETGTLTRLLATHPPMDERIERLRQRDSAPRRGRQV; encoded by the coding sequence ATGGAGCGGGGACCGGCCTGGCTGCTCGCCGCACTCGCCACGCTCGTCTTCTACGCGGCTGCGGCGGCACTCGCGTGGGCCGCACTCCTCGCCGTGTGGAGCCACCGGCCCGATCCGGTGGCGACGGTGCTCATCATTGCCGGCGTGACTATCGCCTTCGGCTACGGTTCCTACCGTGTCGGAACGCGCGTTATCGTGGAGTCGCTCGGCGCGGAGCCGCTCGCTCCCGAGCGCAGTCCCGAACTCCACCGCCGGGTCGCACACCTCTCCGACCAACTGGGCATCGACCCGCCGACAGTGTGTGTCGCGCGGATGGAGACGCCGAACGCGCTCGCGCTCGGGGGTCGACGCGACGGCGTGCTCGTGCTCGACGTGCGACTCTTCCGGCTCCTCTCCGGGCCGGAGTTGGATGGCATCCTCGCGCACGAGCTCGCCCACCTGCGTGCCCGCGACGGGCTCGTGGGGACGCTCGGGGCGACGGCCACCTCGACGGTCGCCGGCCTGCTCGGACTGCTCCTGTTGCCGGCGGCGTTGCTCGCGGTCGGGGTCGCGCGGTCGCTTGCGCTTGCGCGCGGCGACTCCCCTGCAGAGATGGAGGCGACTGCGGCGTGGGCACAGGCGGCGGTCGGCTCGCTCGCCGTCGTCCTGTTGTTCGGGCTGACGGCGCTCCTGCGGGCGTACTCCCGGCGTCGCGAACTCGCGGCCGACGACACCGCCGCGGAGCTGACGGGGAATCCGCGGGCGTTGGCCTCGGCGCTGTCGAGGATTCGGCGGGCGAGCACGCCCTCCGGCCCGCTCGCGCAGCTGTACATCCACGGCGACGAGACGGGAACGCTCACCCGGCTGTTGGCGACGCACCCGCCGATGGACGAGCGCATCGAACGGCTCCGGCAGCGCGACTCAGCGCCACGGCGGGGTCGTCAGGTCTGA
- a CDS encoding GTPBP1 family GTP-binding protein produces MSADRGTLDFALEHGEREDGSVEFKERLTRGVHLADGRMESLAAQLRHRVLSGDGEATYAVGVTDDGGIAGIDPDAFSETMDVLSVLAEEAGAHIDDVQTWNAGDADDSDTEGLIGVATLKEGAVFDSDDDHIVVGTAGHVDHGKSTLVGSLVTGDPDDGQGGTRSFLDVQPHEMERGLSADLSYGVYGFDEQGMAVRMDNPDRKSDRAGVVEEAERLVSFVDTVGHEPWLRTTIRGIVGQKLDYGLLVVAADDGPTKTTREHLGILLATDLPTMVAVTKTDMVSDERVAEVEREVERLLRNAEKTPLSVERHGVDAAVEEISPQVVPVLKTSAVTMDGLPLLDEIFERLPKTAQTAGDFSMYIDRSYSVTGVGAVASGTVRSGTVEVGDELLLGPMADGQFREVEARSIEMHYHKVEEAQAGRIVGIALSNVKEEEIERGMVLVPRERDPTPVREFEAEVMVLNHPTRIDDGYEPVVHLETVSEAASIHPEGGQLLPGDSGEATVRFKFRPYLVEEGQRFVFREGSSKGVGTVTSVE; encoded by the coding sequence ATGAGTGCGGACCGCGGTACGCTCGATTTCGCCCTCGAACACGGTGAACGCGAGGACGGAAGCGTGGAGTTCAAAGAGCGGCTCACCCGCGGCGTCCACCTCGCCGACGGCCGCATGGAGTCGCTCGCCGCACAGCTTCGCCACCGCGTCCTCTCGGGCGACGGTGAGGCGACGTATGCCGTCGGCGTCACCGACGACGGCGGCATCGCAGGTATCGACCCCGACGCCTTCTCCGAGACGATGGATGTGCTCTCCGTCCTCGCCGAGGAAGCGGGTGCACATATCGACGACGTCCAGACGTGGAACGCCGGCGACGCCGACGACAGCGACACCGAGGGGCTCATCGGCGTCGCGACCCTCAAGGAGGGAGCCGTCTTCGACAGCGACGACGACCACATCGTCGTCGGGACGGCCGGCCACGTCGACCACGGCAAGTCGACGCTCGTCGGCTCGCTCGTCACCGGCGACCCCGACGACGGCCAGGGCGGCACGCGGTCGTTTCTCGACGTACAGCCCCACGAGATGGAACGCGGGCTGTCGGCCGACCTCTCGTACGGCGTCTACGGCTTCGACGAGCAGGGGATGGCCGTCCGGATGGACAACCCCGACCGCAAGAGCGACCGCGCGGGCGTCGTCGAGGAGGCAGAACGGCTCGTCTCCTTCGTCGACACCGTGGGCCACGAGCCGTGGCTCCGCACCACGATTCGGGGCATCGTCGGCCAGAAGCTGGACTACGGACTCCTCGTCGTCGCGGCCGACGACGGCCCGACCAAGACCACCCGCGAACACCTCGGCATCCTGCTCGCGACCGACCTGCCGACGATGGTCGCAGTCACCAAGACGGATATGGTGTCCGACGAACGGGTCGCCGAGGTGGAACGCGAGGTGGAGCGACTGCTCCGCAACGCCGAGAAGACGCCGCTGTCGGTCGAGCGCCACGGCGTGGACGCCGCCGTCGAGGAGATTTCCCCGCAGGTCGTCCCCGTACTGAAGACGAGCGCCGTCACGATGGACGGGCTGCCCCTGCTCGATGAGATTTTCGAGCGGCTCCCCAAGACGGCCCAGACCGCCGGCGACTTCTCGATGTACATCGACCGGAGCTACTCGGTCACGGGCGTGGGGGCCGTCGCCTCCGGCACCGTCAGGTCCGGCACCGTCGAGGTCGGGGACGAACTCCTGCTCGGGCCGATGGCCGACGGCCAGTTTCGGGAGGTCGAAGCCAGGAGCATCGAGATGCACTACCACAAGGTCGAGGAGGCCCAGGCCGGTCGCATCGTCGGTATCGCGCTCTCGAACGTGAAGGAAGAAGAGATCGAGCGCGGGATGGTGCTCGTCCCCCGCGAGCGCGACCCGACGCCGGTCCGTGAGTTCGAGGCCGAGGTGATGGTGCTCAACCATCCGACGCGCATCGACGACGGCTACGAGCCGGTCGTCCACCTCGAAACCGTGAGCGAGGCCGCTTCCATCCACCCGGAGGGTGGACAACTGCTCCCCGGTGACTCCGGCGAGGCGACGGTCCGATTCAAGTTCCGCCCGTATCTGGTGGAGGAGGGCCAGCGGTTCGTCTTCCGCGAGGGGTCGAGCAAGGGCGTCGGCACCGTCACCAGCGTCGAGTGA
- a CDS encoding DMT family transporter, producing the protein MALRNSPLLAPLLAASIWGGMYVVSKWGFAQIPPLTLVTMRAVLGAAVLLPLVRVVKPTRSFSRRDWRGFAALGVLLAVSLAAQFLGTDLTTAAQGSLITVLTPVFTVALGVTVLGESLGRRKAVGILLATAGTGIVLAGRYTLAELASDALVGPALLVVAAATFAGYTAFGKRLIRTYSALETATYATALAVPLFALGALAELTLTDASLGAIVWSPALVAAVAYLGVVSTALAWYLWYKGIERAAASTTAVAFFAQPVVGIALGGLLLNEAIGPALVAGGVVLAVGVGLVSTA; encoded by the coding sequence ATGGCGCTGCGTAACTCCCCGCTGCTCGCGCCGCTGTTGGCCGCGAGCATCTGGGGTGGGATGTACGTCGTCTCCAAGTGGGGGTTCGCCCAGATTCCGCCGCTGACCCTCGTGACGATGCGGGCCGTCCTCGGGGCGGCGGTCCTACTCCCGCTCGTCCGGGTCGTGAAGCCGACGCGTTCCTTCTCGCGGCGCGACTGGCGCGGCTTCGCCGCCCTGGGGGTTCTGCTCGCTGTCTCGCTCGCGGCCCAGTTTCTCGGGACCGACCTCACGACCGCCGCACAGGGGTCGCTCATCACCGTCCTGACGCCGGTGTTCACCGTCGCGCTCGGGGTGACGGTGCTCGGTGAGTCGCTCGGCCGACGGAAGGCCGTCGGTATCCTGCTCGCGACTGCTGGCACGGGAATCGTCCTCGCGGGCCGGTACACGCTCGCGGAGCTCGCCTCGGACGCGCTCGTCGGCCCCGCCCTGCTCGTTGTCGCGGCCGCCACCTTCGCCGGCTACACGGCATTCGGCAAGCGACTGATTCGGACTTACTCGGCGCTGGAGACGGCGACGTACGCGACGGCGCTCGCCGTCCCGCTGTTCGCACTCGGCGCGCTCGCGGAGCTGACGCTCACGGACGCCTCGCTCGGCGCTATCGTGTGGTCGCCGGCGCTGGTCGCGGCGGTCGCGTATCTCGGCGTCGTCTCGACCGCGCTGGCGTGGTATCTCTGGTACAAGGGTATCGAGCGGGCGGCCGCATCGACGACGGCGGTCGCCTTCTTCGCACAGCCGGTCGTGGGTATCGCGCTCGGCGGGCTACTGTTGAACGAGGCTATCGGTCCGGCGCTCGTCGCCGGCGGGGTCGTCCTCGCCGTCGGCGTCGGGCTTGTTTCGACAGCCTGA
- a CDS encoding phosphoglycolate phosphatase — protein MRPLAVDIDGTLTRTHDDVGLDPRVFDALRAYAERAPVVIATGKAFPFPTALCRYLNLPNRVIAENGGVTLCESVGITHNGDPEAATAVADAYRAAGYDLGWGTPDLANYWRETEVAVAIDQPLEPLESLAAEHGLEVVDTGYAYHVKAPKVDKGTGLETMAADLGYEPSEFLAIGDSENDAELFDIAGESYAVANADDTAKAAADTVTEAGFADGFLEALDHASVDGAA, from the coding sequence ATGCGACCGCTCGCTGTCGATATCGACGGGACCCTCACCAGAACGCACGACGACGTGGGCCTCGACCCGCGGGTGTTCGACGCGCTGCGCGCCTACGCCGAGCGCGCGCCGGTCGTCATCGCGACGGGGAAGGCGTTCCCGTTTCCCACCGCGCTGTGTCGGTATCTGAATCTTCCCAACCGCGTCATCGCCGAGAACGGCGGCGTCACGCTGTGTGAGTCGGTCGGAATCACCCACAACGGCGACCCCGAGGCGGCGACCGCCGTCGCCGACGCCTACCGCGCGGCCGGCTACGACCTCGGCTGGGGGACGCCCGACCTCGCGAACTACTGGCGCGAGACGGAGGTCGCCGTCGCCATCGACCAACCCCTCGAACCGCTGGAGTCGCTCGCCGCCGAACACGGACTGGAGGTCGTCGACACGGGCTATGCCTACCACGTCAAGGCTCCGAAAGTCGACAAGGGAACCGGCTTAGAGACCATGGCGGCCGACCTCGGCTACGAGCCGAGCGAGTTCCTCGCTATCGGCGACAGCGAGAACGACGCCGAACTGTTCGACATCGCCGGGGAGTCGTACGCCGTCGCCAACGCCGACGACACCGCGAAGGCGGCGGCCGACACCGTCACCGAGGCGGGCTTTGCCGACGGCTTCTTAGAGGCGCTGGACCACGCCTCGGTCGATGGCGCTGCGTAA
- a CDS encoding J domain-containing protein encodes MAGVNRSSLVVGLMGVFAGMTVVMVLLALTLGSPVVFIFATPFAAATYLFYQQASGKMRERIEQQARQARMANEQRRRQAGGTQPGEQGRTRGETGGFGAGPRFGDANSRFGRQSRAGGRTQQGQRIDPSTPSGPSRTEAADILGVAPDADEQAIKRAYREAVKEKHPDRGGDEEEFKDVTAAYDRLTE; translated from the coding sequence ATGGCGGGTGTGAATCGCTCGTCGCTCGTCGTCGGGCTCATGGGCGTCTTCGCCGGCATGACCGTGGTGATGGTCCTGCTGGCGTTGACGCTGGGGAGCCCGGTCGTCTTCATCTTCGCGACCCCGTTTGCCGCGGCGACGTATCTGTTCTACCAGCAGGCGTCGGGAAAGATGCGCGAACGCATCGAACAGCAGGCGCGACAGGCCCGGATGGCGAACGAACAGCGCCGCCGACAGGCCGGTGGCACGCAGCCGGGCGAACAGGGACGGACGCGCGGTGAGACCGGTGGGTTCGGTGCCGGGCCGCGCTTCGGCGACGCCAACAGCCGGTTCGGTCGCCAATCCCGCGCCGGCGGTCGGACACAGCAGGGCCAGCGTATCGACCCGTCGACGCCCTCCGGTCCCTCGCGCACCGAGGCGGCAGACATCCTCGGGGTCGCGCCCGACGCCGACGAACAGGCCATCAAGCGAGCCTACCGCGAAGCGGTCAAGGAAAAACACCCCGACCGCGGGGGCGACGAGGAGGAGTTCAAGGACGTGACCGCGGCGTACGACCGCCTGACGGAGTAG
- the pyrF gene encoding orotidine-5'-phosphate decarboxylase, whose protein sequence is MAFFDELAARIETADSVVSVGLDPDPDRIPDFLDGDLPRWGFNRRVIDATHEHAACYKPNAAFYEDPDGWRALEETVAYAHGKGVPVLLDAKRGDIGNTARQYASVLDTVDAITVNPYLGEDSLQPFLSRSDAGVFVLARTSNPGARDFQNLEVGNDKRLYEYVAQRAAEWSDGNVGLVVGATAPEELEAVRELVPDLPFLVPGVGAQGGDAEAAVEHGLADGVGLVNSSRGIIFAGEETSEESAYFDAAGDAARRLKRRLNEYR, encoded by the coding sequence ATGGCGTTCTTCGACGAGTTGGCCGCGCGCATCGAGACGGCAGACAGCGTCGTCTCCGTCGGTCTCGACCCCGACCCGGACCGAATCCCCGACTTCCTCGACGGCGACCTCCCGCGGTGGGGGTTCAACCGTCGGGTCATCGATGCGACCCACGAGCACGCGGCCTGTTACAAACCCAACGCCGCCTTCTACGAGGACCCCGACGGCTGGCGGGCGCTGGAGGAGACTGTCGCGTACGCCCACGGGAAGGGCGTCCCCGTGCTGCTCGACGCCAAGCGCGGCGACATCGGCAACACCGCGCGCCAGTACGCGAGCGTCCTCGATACCGTCGACGCGATCACCGTCAATCCGTATCTGGGCGAGGACTCGCTCCAGCCGTTCCTCTCCCGGTCGGATGCGGGGGTGTTCGTCCTCGCGCGCACCTCGAATCCGGGTGCCCGCGACTTCCAGAATCTCGAAGTCGGCAACGACAAGCGGCTGTACGAGTACGTCGCTCAGCGGGCCGCCGAGTGGAGCGACGGCAACGTCGGTCTCGTCGTGGGTGCGACGGCTCCGGAAGAACTCGAAGCGGTGCGTGAGCTCGTGCCCGACCTCCCCTTCCTCGTGCCGGGCGTCGGCGCACAGGGTGGCGACGCCGAGGCCGCCGTCGAGCACGGACTCGCCGACGGGGTCGGACTGGTGAACTCCTCGCGTGGCATCATCTTCGCGGGCGAGGAAACGAGCGAGGAGTCGGCGTACTTCGACGCGGCCGGTGACGCTGCACGCCGGCTCAAGCGCCGGCTCAACGAGTACCGCTAG
- a CDS encoding mechanosensitive ion channel family protein → MLSQATPEPGSESVARAVFVEFLDGLVGAVPRILSGVVFLLGSYLVIKLALTVTRFVLSRLLPAEQKLIVDLSVAVIGLFLWFGAALALLKIVGLGDIAASLGTAAGFIGLGVAFALKEMIADTVAGVYLLRDPDFNHGDAVNTASVTGTIVDIDLRKTRIRADNGDLVVVANRDVEKKWTNQTASTQAE, encoded by the coding sequence ATGCTCTCGCAAGCTACGCCCGAACCGGGGAGTGAATCCGTCGCGCGGGCGGTCTTCGTCGAGTTCCTCGACGGACTCGTCGGTGCGGTTCCGCGCATCCTCTCGGGTGTCGTCTTTCTCCTCGGCTCGTATCTCGTCATCAAACTCGCGTTGACCGTCACCCGGTTCGTCCTCAGTCGGCTGTTGCCCGCCGAGCAGAAACTCATCGTGGACCTCTCGGTCGCGGTCATCGGCCTGTTCCTGTGGTTCGGTGCGGCGCTCGCTCTGCTCAAAATCGTCGGGCTGGGCGATATCGCGGCCAGTCTCGGGACCGCGGCCGGCTTCATCGGCTTGGGCGTCGCCTTCGCGCTCAAGGAGATGATCGCCGACACGGTCGCGGGCGTGTATCTGCTCCGCGACCCGGATTTCAACCACGGCGACGCCGTCAACACCGCCTCCGTCACCGGCACGATTGTGGATATCGACCTGCGGAAGACGCGGATTCGGGCCGACAACGGAGACCTCGTCGTCGTCGCGAACCGCGACGTGGAAAAGAAGTGGACGAACCAGACCGCCTCGACGCAGGCCGAGTGA
- a CDS encoding DUF2240 family protein: MSIRIAVAAPFLAAGSRSMPESSFVVDLSLDRDWFSPDQAKRLVDVATGEGLLSREDGDLRPTFDPETVTVPDGFRPDESILQQRSVFETVLDRCLDHGIEKQTAVAGINKLQADLAVTIEAAAVLFAHKRGIDVQSEADAALEEL; the protein is encoded by the coding sequence ATGAGCATCCGTATCGCCGTCGCCGCCCCGTTCCTCGCGGCCGGCTCGCGGTCGATGCCAGAAAGCAGCTTCGTCGTCGACCTGTCGCTCGACCGCGACTGGTTTTCCCCCGACCAGGCCAAGCGGCTCGTCGATGTCGCCACCGGCGAGGGGCTGCTCTCCCGCGAGGACGGCGACCTCCGTCCCACGTTCGACCCGGAGACGGTCACCGTCCCCGACGGCTTCCGGCCCGACGAGTCCATCCTCCAGCAGCGCTCCGTCTTCGAGACCGTCCTCGACCGCTGTCTCGACCACGGCATCGAGAAACAGACCGCAGTCGCCGGCATCAACAAGCTACAGGCGGACCTCGCGGTCACCATCGAGGCCGCGGCCGTCCTGTTTGCCCACAAGCGCGGTATCGACGTACAGTCGGAGGCGGACGCCGCACTGGAGGAGCTCTGA
- a CDS encoding 30S ribosomal protein S8e, with protein MKSHGRSTTKRTGGRRRTTHKKRKHELGNSPTETTVGDKKLKVVETRGGNTKVRAIKSDTATVATGDGETVSTTIENVTENDADPNYVRRNIITKGAIIETPEGNARVTSRPGQDGQVNAVLVE; from the coding sequence ATGAAGAGCCACGGACGTTCCACGACGAAGCGAACCGGCGGACGGCGACGCACGACCCACAAGAAGCGGAAACACGAGCTCGGCAACTCCCCGACGGAGACGACCGTCGGCGACAAGAAGCTGAAGGTCGTCGAGACGCGCGGCGGCAACACGAAGGTTCGCGCCATCAAGAGCGACACCGCCACCGTCGCCACCGGCGACGGTGAGACCGTCTCGACCACCATCGAGAACGTGACCGAGAACGACGCCGACCCGAACTACGTCCGACGAAACATCATCACGAAGGGTGCCATCATCGAGACGCCGGAGGGGAACGCCCGCGTCACCTCCCGCCCGGGACAGGACGGACAGGTCAACGCCGTTCTCGTCGAGTAA
- a CDS encoding phosphate uptake regulator PhoU encodes METRKVQVTGGSTYTVSLPKEWATANGISGGSVVEFHPEEGSLLLTPRKEEEHTEGTLDITGLTDDQLTRAVMMMYVSGFDIITLETPRITADQRRTIRRAAQGLVGLEVIGETSEHVQLRDLLDSSELSIHNAVTRMRLVATTMLSDAVEALVENDDDLATDVSQRDDDVNRLYYMVSRVFRSVLRDPSAAAEIGFDRETTFDYHSCARQLERVADHASKIAANAQTLDAPPEEVASELQQLHEAADTVIEQAMDAMLADDSEEATRIATEAHEAVTAVDDHVREADTLLLDLEPQQAQLLGLVVDSLSRAGDYGGNIAESALQKAAPKP; translated from the coding sequence ATGGAGACACGGAAGGTGCAGGTGACCGGCGGGTCGACGTACACGGTGAGTCTTCCGAAGGAGTGGGCGACCGCCAACGGCATCTCGGGGGGGAGCGTCGTGGAGTTCCACCCGGAGGAGGGGTCGCTGTTGCTCACCCCGCGCAAGGAGGAAGAACACACCGAGGGGACGCTCGACATCACGGGACTCACCGACGACCAACTGACGCGTGCGGTGATGATGATGTACGTGAGCGGCTTCGACATCATCACCCTCGAAACGCCCCGCATCACCGCCGACCAGCGGCGAACCATCCGCCGGGCCGCACAGGGCCTCGTCGGACTGGAAGTCATCGGCGAGACGAGCGAACACGTCCAACTGCGTGACCTGCTCGACTCCTCGGAGCTGTCGATTCACAACGCCGTCACCCGGATGCGACTCGTCGCGACGACGATGCTTTCCGACGCCGTTGAGGCGCTCGTCGAGAACGACGACGACCTCGCGACCGACGTGAGCCAGCGCGACGACGACGTGAACCGGCTCTACTACATGGTGTCGCGGGTCTTCCGGTCCGTGTTGCGTGACCCCTCTGCGGCCGCCGAAATCGGCTTCGACCGCGAGACCACCTTTGATTACCACTCGTGTGCCCGCCAGCTCGAACGCGTGGCCGACCACGCCTCGAAGATTGCCGCCAACGCACAGACGCTCGATGCCCCGCCCGAGGAGGTGGCGTCGGAGCTCCAACAGCTCCACGAGGCCGCAGACACCGTCATCGAGCAGGCGATGGACGCCATGCTCGCCGACGACTCCGAGGAGGCGACCCGCATCGCGACCGAGGCCCACGAGGCCGTCACCGCCGTCGACGACCACGTCCGCGAGGCGGACACGCTGCTGCTCGATTTGGAGCCACAGCAGGCGCAGCTGCTCGGACTCGTCGTGGACTCGCTGTCGCGGGCGGGCGATTACGGCGGCAACATCGCCGAATCGGCGCTCCAGAAGGCCGCGCCGAAGCCGTAG
- the phoU gene encoding phosphate signaling complex protein PhoU, which yields MAREGYQMKLGQLQEDVLYMSELVLERLRTGLSALDEKDDDLAWEVIDGDDEINELYLELESDCIDLLSLQQPVAGDLRFIAASFKIITDLERIGDLATNLGEYTLDAEQDRYPDVDIQAIGDAVIEMVETAMTAYADEDAERTFEVADRDDEIDQQCERASTIVVRDLIETEMDADSDEREIEALMADVSRFLLTVRDLERVGDHAVNIAGRTLYMVESDDELIY from the coding sequence ATGGCACGTGAGGGGTACCAGATGAAGCTCGGTCAGCTTCAGGAGGACGTACTGTACATGAGCGAACTCGTGCTCGAACGGCTCCGCACGGGACTGTCGGCGCTCGACGAGAAAGACGACGACCTCGCGTGGGAGGTCATCGACGGGGACGACGAGATCAACGAGCTGTATCTCGAGCTGGAAAGCGACTGCATCGACCTGTTGAGTCTCCAACAGCCCGTCGCCGGCGACCTGCGGTTCATCGCCGCGTCGTTCAAAATCATCACCGATCTCGAACGCATCGGCGACCTCGCCACGAATCTCGGGGAGTACACGCTCGACGCGGAGCAGGACCGCTACCCGGACGTTGATATTCAGGCAATCGGCGACGCCGTCATCGAGATGGTCGAAACGGCGATGACCGCATACGCCGACGAGGACGCCGAGCGGACCTTCGAGGTGGCCGACCGCGACGACGAAATCGACCAGCAGTGTGAACGCGCATCCACAATCGTGGTGCGTGACCTCATCGAGACGGAGATGGACGCCGACAGCGACGAGAGGGAAATCGAGGCGCTGATGGCCGACGTGTCCCGGTTTCTGCTCACCGTGCGCGACCTCGAACGCGTCGGCGACCACGCCGTCAACATCGCGGGTCGGACCCTCTACATGGTCGAGTCCGACGACGAGCTCATTTACTGA
- a CDS encoding NAD-binding protein: MSEGAAPSTRPKRLARVLGAQAALWLPALVAVLSVVTGIVNIGSMNVSGPLAPYVPPTVERTVGFTGVLTGFLMMAAAYGLRNRLRVAWLLTVVLLPVTAVQGLAQASQYSYPLVVVSLVSIPTVLANHRLFDREFDLSTAQLAALLAVVGTQAYGTIGSYVLREEFTGIQSVTDAFYFTLVTASTVGYGDAIPATTSPEARLFTMSLVVLGVASFGVAITTLVGPAIEARFTNALGIMNDSTLDILDNHIIVVGVSDLTEPVIEELATATAPPQFVVITRSPDRAQELRTKDIEVVVADPSDEEPLSRVGIERARALVAATDDDAQDALAILTARELNPELNIVAAATERENAKKLRRAGADTVISPAVIGGHLLVQSAMETGDMESLAAQIMDVPDEDKIEVDEDG, from the coding sequence ATGAGCGAGGGGGCCGCACCGTCGACGCGACCGAAGCGGCTGGCACGCGTTCTCGGCGCACAGGCTGCGCTGTGGCTCCCTGCACTCGTCGCCGTGTTGTCCGTCGTCACCGGTATCGTCAACATCGGCTCGATGAACGTCTCCGGGCCGCTCGCGCCGTACGTTCCGCCGACGGTCGAACGGACCGTCGGGTTCACCGGCGTGCTCACCGGCTTCCTGATGATGGCGGCCGCCTACGGGCTCCGGAACCGGCTGCGGGTCGCGTGGCTTCTCACGGTCGTCCTGCTGCCGGTCACGGCGGTCCAGGGGCTCGCGCAGGCGAGCCAGTACTCCTACCCGCTGGTCGTGGTTTCGCTCGTCTCCATCCCGACCGTGCTCGCGAACCACCGGCTGTTCGACCGCGAGTTCGACCTCTCGACCGCCCAGCTCGCGGCGCTGCTCGCCGTCGTCGGCACGCAGGCGTACGGCACCATCGGCTCGTACGTGCTCCGCGAGGAGTTCACCGGCATCCAGTCGGTCACCGACGCCTTCTACTTCACGCTGGTCACTGCCTCCACGGTCGGCTACGGTGACGCCATCCCCGCCACAACTTCGCCCGAAGCACGGCTGTTCACCATGTCGCTCGTCGTGCTCGGCGTCGCCAGCTTCGGTGTCGCCATCACCACCCTCGTCGGCCCGGCCATCGAGGCCCGCTTCACGAACGCTCTCGGAATCATGAACGACTCCACACTCGACATCCTCGACAACCACATCATCGTGGTCGGGGTCTCAGACCTCACCGAACCGGTTATCGAAGAACTCGCCACCGCCACGGCGCCGCCGCAGTTCGTCGTCATCACGCGCTCGCCCGACCGGGCACAGGAACTGCGCACGAAAGATATCGAGGTGGTCGTCGCCGACCCCTCCGACGAGGAACCCCTTTCCCGCGTCGGTATCGAACGTGCCCGGGCTCTGGTGGCCGCGACCGACGACGACGCACAGGACGCACTCGCCATCCTCACCGCCCGCGAGCTCAACCCCGAACTCAACATCGTGGCGGCCGCGACCGAACGCGAGAACGCCAAGAAGCTCCGGCGGGCCGGTGCCGACACGGTCATCTCGCCGGCCGTCATCGGGGGCCACCTGCTCGTCCAGAGCGCCATGGAGACCGGCGACATGGAATCCCTCGCCGCACAAATAATGGACGTGCCGGACGAAGACAAAATCGAGGTTGACGAGGATGGATGA